The genomic region TGCTCTTCGCCGACAAGCAGCCCGTGGACGTCGTGTTCTTCCGCCACCTCGTCAGCGACGACGGTTCGGTCAAGCACACCGGCGACAACCTCGTCGGCGGAGCCGGCTCGGGCGGCGACGACGAGGCGATCCTCGTCGACCTGCAGCGGGTCCCGGTCCACATCGACCAGATCGTCTTCACGGTGAACTCGTTCACCGGCCAGACGTTCCAGGAGGTGCAGAACGCCTTCTGCCGCATCGTCGACGAGACCAACGGCCAGGAGCTCGCCCGCTACACCCTGGACGGCGGTGGCCAGTACACGGCGCAGATCATGGCGAAGGTGCACCGTGCGGGCAGCGGATGGCAGATGACCGCCCTCGGCAACCCGGCCAACGGCCGCACGTTCCAGGACCTGATGCCGGCGATCCTGCCGCACCTGTAGGCGCCGCAGGGCGCGGGCGGTACCCGGCCCGCAGATCCGTACGAGCAGCTCCCGGAGGCACCCGCCGCCGGGAGCTGCGCCCATGGCAGGGCATCACACCGAACGTCGAGGGGACAGGGCAATGACGGCCGAGCTGGTCCGGGGGCAGAACCACACCTTGCCCCAGACCCGTCTGGAGATCAGGGTGTCGGCGGGCTCACCCGTCGTGGCCGGTGCCACGCTCGGGGACGAGCGGGGCACCGTCCGGGGCGCCGAGTGGATCGCCCACCCCGCCTCGCACCGGGTGCCCGGGCTCGAGGTGTCCCGGCAGGCGGCGGCCGACCACCGGCTGGCCGTCGACCTGGACGCCCTGCCCGACTCGGTGCACCGCGTCACCGTGCTCCTCGCCCTGCCCACCGGAGCCGGGCGGCCCGGCAGATTCGGTGCGGTCGCCGCCCCCTTCGTCGCCGTCACCGGACTCGACGGCACCGAGATCGCCACGTTCACCCTCACCGGTCTGGACACCGAGTCCGCGGTGTCGGCACTGGAGCTCTACCGTCGCCAGGGGGTCTGGAAGGTCCGCGCCGTCGGCCAGGGCTATGCCGCGGGGCTCGCCGAGATGCTAGCGGACCAGGGAGTGGCCGAGGCGGCGGAGCTGGCCGCTTCCATCCAGGACGCGGTCGCCTCCGGGCTCGCCCGCTCCGTGCCCCCGCCGCCCCGTTCCCCCGAAGGCGAGCGCGTACGCCACCCGGCGGGCCCCGCGACCACCGGAGGCGCCGGCAGGCCGCCCGCCT from Streptomyces sp. QL37 harbors:
- a CDS encoding TerD family protein, translated to MTVNMTKGQAISLQKSDGGTLTAVRMGLGWQAAPRRGLFGSRTREIDLDASAVLFADKQPVDVVFFRHLVSDDGSVKHTGDNLVGGAGSGGDDEAILVDLQRVPVHIDQIVFTVNSFTGQTFQEVQNAFCRIVDETNGQELARYTLDGGGQYTAQIMAKVHRAGSGWQMTALGNPANGRTFQDLMPAILPHL